From the Cohaesibacter sp. ES.047 genome, the window CCTTGCTGCATCAAAATATAAGGATGCCAGCCGCCTGCCGAAAATCATGTTTGTCGGTATTTCCACCCCGACCCATGAAGCCGCTGCACAATATATTGCAGAACAATGGCGCAAGATCCTCGGCATTCAGGGCATCGAAATGAAACCAGCCATCGAGACCTATTCCGGCCCGGATCAGAAGAGCGTTCAGATCTTCCGTGACGATGTTGGCACCCGTGTTCCCGATGCCGTTTCCTACCTGATGGGGTCGATCTATTCGAAATCCGGTAACGCCCGCAACAAGCTGGGTGGCTACAAGAACGAAGAAATCGATGCTCTTCTGGAAGACGCATCCGTCAAAGGCGTCAAGGATCCCAAACGGATCGAGCTGGCGCAACAAGCCCAGAGGCTGTTCCGCGATGACTGGGTCTACATTCCCTACTACTACGACGTGATGTCGAAATGGGCCATGCCATGGGTTCAGAATTTCGACAAGAACGATGACTGGCAGGTTATCGAGCCGTGGAATGTAACCATCGACGAAAGCAAGCGTCCGTAAGGACAACGATCCTGGACGGGTCGTGAACCTCTCACTTCCCGTCCTTTTTTCGTCAAACCAGCGAGGATGACTTGGTATGGGACGCTACATCTTATTCCGACTGCTCAAGTGGGTTCCCTCCGTCTTTATTCTTTTGTTGCTGATCTATGCGCTGGTCTTCTTCGGGGCTGGCGATCCGATCAAGCTGATCTTCCTGCAGGCGCCGGGCGATGTCGCATACGATCCGGTAAGGGTGGAGGCCATCAGGGATGCAGCGGGGCTCAACCGGCCATTTCTGGTGCAGTTTACAGACTATCTGATGAACATCATGCATGGGAATTTCGGCAATTCTCTTGTCTCTGGCCGATCCGTCAATTCGATGATCATGGCCGCTCTGCCGGTAACGCTCAAACTCGGCCTGTCCGCCATTTTCCTTCTGTCGATCATAGGCATCATTCTAGGTGTCATCGCAGCGCTCAACCAGAACAAGTTTCTCGATAACCTCATCGTCGGCTTTGCGCTGATCGTCTGGGGCATTCCGGTCTTTGTTGCTGGACCCCTGATTATCGTTTTTCTCGTGCTCGTGCTCGACCAGGACGTGCCCTATGGCTGGAGCGGCCTGTTAAGTTTCAAAGTGATCGTCCCCCTTCTGGTTCTTGGTTTGAATCCCATGGCCCTGATCATTCGTCAGGCCCGCGCCGGTGTGCTCGAAGTGCTCAGTGAAGATTTTGTTCGGACTGCCCGCGCCAAGGGGATCCCCAATTATCAGGTGGTCGTCAAGCATATCATGCGACCGGTGCTCACGCCGGTGGTCAGCCAGATTGGCCTGTTGGTCATCGCAACACTCAACAACTCGATCCTGATTGAAAAGGTCTTCGGGCTGCCCGGTCTGGGGCGCCTGACCGAAACCGCGATCAAGTCTTCGGACTATCCAGTCATTCTCGCAATCGTGCTGATCTTCTCGACGGTCGTGATGGCGTCAAACCTTCTGGTGGACATTTCCTACCCATTGCTTGACCCCCGCGCAGCAGCCAAAAAGACAGGAGACGAATAATGACCGACAACACGCTCGATCTGCAACAGGACGAAAAGCAGTTCAGTCTGGTCAAGGACGCCTTCGATCGACTGATCGCCAATAAACTCGCCGTGGTCGGCATGCTGTTGGTGCTGTTCCTTTTTTTCATCGCCATCTTTGGCCCGTCGATCACTCCGTATGACTTCCTGTCTCAGGATCTGCTTGCCCGCAATCAGGGGCCATCGCTGGCCCATTGGATGGGGACAGATGATCTAGGGCGCGATATTTGCAGTCGCGTTATCTATGGTGCTCGGACCGCTGTGGTGGTCGCATTCTCCACCACCTTCCTCAGCTTGATCATCGGCCTCTTCATGGGGTCTCTGGGTGGCTATTTCGGCGGCAAGATCGACGCCTTCGTCGTTTGGCTGATCGACATCACCATGTCTATTCCCTCATTGCTGCTGGTGATCGTGATCAACGTTTCCATGAAACCGCGCCTCGTGAACTGGATGGACGAGCAATTCCTCCTGACCGGAAATTCGTTCTACCGAAACACCATTTGGGTGGACTTTGTGCTCGTCTTTGGCTCGCTCGCACTGATCAAGTGGCCCAAGGCCGCCCGCATCATTCGCGGTCAGATCCTGTCGGTGCGCAACAAGAACTACGTGGTTGCCGCTGAAGCGATCGGTGTCCCGACGCCCAAGATCGTCTGGAAATATGTCATACCCAACTCCCTCGGCCCGATCATTGTCTATATCAGTGCCGCTCTTGGGGAAGCCATGGTCTTTGAATCGTCCTTTTCCTTCCTCGGTGTTGGCGTCCGTCCGCCCATTCCAAGCTGGGGCAACATGATCAGTGACGGGCTGAGGGTTTGGCAGCTCTACCCGCATATCCTCGCGGCCCCGGCTGCGGTCCTCGCACTTGTCACCATTGCGTTCAGTTTCCTTGGTGATGGCCTCAATGACGCGCTCAATCCACGCCAGTGGAAATAGAGACCAGCAACGAAAAGGGAGGGCGCTTTGACCAAACTATTGGAAGTGAAAGACCTGCACACGCGCTTCAAGGTGCGCAATGGCTATCTCTATGCGGTGAATGGCGTGTCCTTCACCCTCGACAAGGGAGAGATGCTGGGTGTGGTCGGCGAATCCGGATGCGGCAAGTCCGTCTCCATGATGAGCCTCATCAAACTGCTGCCGCCAGCGGCAGAAATCACAAAGGGAGATGTTGTCCTTGACGGGCAGGATCTCGCCAAGGCCGGCAAGAGCGAAATCAACGCGGTGCGCGGGTCCAAGGTCGGCATGATCTTTCAGGATCCGATGACCTCGCTCAACCCTTTCATGAAGATAGGGGACCAACTGTGCGAAGGGATTATCTACCACCAAAAGATGAAAAAGGCCGACGCCATGAAACAGGCGGCCAAATATCTTGATCTGGTGGGAATCTCAAACAGCACTCACCGGCTGAACGAATATCCGCATCAGCTATCGGGCGGCATGCGTCAGCGTGTGATGATTGCCATGGCCCTTCTGGGCGAGCCGGAACTGGTCATCGCCGACGAACCAACCACCGCGCTTGATGTGACCATTCAGGCCCAGATCGTCGAACTGGTCAAGGAGCTGCGCGAAAAGCTCAATATGTCGATCATCTGGATCACCCATGACCTCAGCCTTCTGGCGGGCATGGTCGACCGGATCATGGTGATGTATGGCGGCAGCGTTATTGAAGAAGCGCCCATTGATGAGATCTACAGCTCGCCGCGCCATCCCTACACCATCGGTCTGCTCAAATCGATCCCGAGCATCAAGACCGAGACGGGCAGTC encodes:
- a CDS encoding ABC transporter permease produces the protein MGRYILFRLLKWVPSVFILLLLIYALVFFGAGDPIKLIFLQAPGDVAYDPVRVEAIRDAAGLNRPFLVQFTDYLMNIMHGNFGNSLVSGRSVNSMIMAALPVTLKLGLSAIFLLSIIGIILGVIAALNQNKFLDNLIVGFALIVWGIPVFVAGPLIIVFLVLVLDQDVPYGWSGLLSFKVIVPLLVLGLNPMALIIRQARAGVLEVLSEDFVRTARAKGIPNYQVVVKHIMRPVLTPVVSQIGLLVIATLNNSILIEKVFGLPGLGRLTETAIKSSDYPVILAIVLIFSTVVMASNLLVDISYPLLDPRAAAKKTGDE
- a CDS encoding ABC transporter permease: MTDNTLDLQQDEKQFSLVKDAFDRLIANKLAVVGMLLVLFLFFIAIFGPSITPYDFLSQDLLARNQGPSLAHWMGTDDLGRDICSRVIYGARTAVVVAFSTTFLSLIIGLFMGSLGGYFGGKIDAFVVWLIDITMSIPSLLLVIVINVSMKPRLVNWMDEQFLLTGNSFYRNTIWVDFVLVFGSLALIKWPKAARIIRGQILSVRNKNYVVAAEAIGVPTPKIVWKYVIPNSLGPIIVYISAALGEAMVFESSFSFLGVGVRPPIPSWGNMISDGLRVWQLYPHILAAPAAVLALVTIAFSFLGDGLNDALNPRQWK
- a CDS encoding ABC transporter ATP-binding protein translates to MTKLLEVKDLHTRFKVRNGYLYAVNGVSFTLDKGEMLGVVGESGCGKSVSMMSLIKLLPPAAEITKGDVVLDGQDLAKAGKSEINAVRGSKVGMIFQDPMTSLNPFMKIGDQLCEGIIYHQKMKKADAMKQAAKYLDLVGISNSTHRLNEYPHQLSGGMRQRVMIAMALLGEPELVIADEPTTALDVTIQAQIVELVKELREKLNMSIIWITHDLSLLAGMVDRIMVMYGGSVIEEAPIDEIYSSPRHPYTIGLLKSIPSIKTETGSRLPSIAGAPPNLFVQPKSCPFAPRCAYRIDRCTKEIPTLEPVKGEGGNPAHRIACWVDVTTKGEAK